GATTTTCAAAGCCAGCATAGGTATGGACAACATACCATTTCAAATCTGTTTTTTCAGTCATATTTACCCTAAAAAGAAATCATGGTGAGATAACCAGCCAAAAATTGAATCAAAAAAACCTAAAATAAGCGCCGCAATGAACGATACGATCACAACGGTTAAGGTCGCTGCTCTGGTTTCATGCCAACTTGGCCACGCTGTTTTGTCTAGCTCAGCAATGCATTCTTCCACGAAAGCGCGGGCTCTCAAATTGAGAAAAGCTGCGTATAGGGCGATCAGCAGAGCCAAGCTCAAACCGACCAGATTGGACAGAGCAAAAGAAGCCCCCAATAACCTAGCATCTTGCACTCGAAATAAGCCAAACACCTCGCGTGTAGCAAGGGTCAGAACTGTTCCCACCAAGACAGTGGCCACCACATAAAACACCAATACCCACGTACTTTTGGACCGCATCTGCTTCGACTCCTGGGCAAAACAATAAAAAAGATAACAGACTCCGATAGCACTGATTCGAAAAATTGTCTAGCCTGTTGGCCATGCAAATCCGAAAGCTCGAGATCTTCGGCTTTAAATCTTTTGCCGATCGAGTCATTATTCAATTTGACGAAGGGGTCACAGGCATTGTAGGCCCGAATGGGTGCGGCAAGTCTAATGTCGTGGATGCCCTGCGCTGGGTCATGGGAGAGCAAAACGCCAAACATCTTCGCGGTGACCAGATGCAAGATATTATTTTCAACGGCTCTCAAAGCCGTGGAGCCATGGGTCTGGCAGAAGTAACCCTGACTCTTGAAAACGACGGACAAGGCGTCCCACAAGACTATGCTCATTTCGAAGAAATCGAAATCACCCGTCGGCTCTATCGAAACGGGGAATCTGAATACGAGATCAACAAGCGAGCTTGCCGATTGCGCGATATCACGGAATTTTTTCTCGGGACCGGTGTTGGGACGAAAGCTTACTCGATCATCGAACAAGGACGCGTTTCGAACATCGTACAGGCTAAAGCGGAAGATCGTCGCAATCTGATCGAAGAAGCGGCTGGCATTACCAAGTACAAAGTCCGAAAACAAGCGGCTGAGCGCAAAATGGAGAGCACCGAGCAAAATCTCCTTAGAATTCAAGATATTACCCGAGAAGTCGAAAGCAGGCTAGAAACTTTAGAGAAACAGGCGGAAAAAGCTTCGAAACACCAAGCTCTTGTGGAGCAAATTCGAGCCTTAGAGCTTCACACGGCAACGCTTCAATTCTTTGAGTATACCAATCGATTAAACTTCCTATCGCACCAAAGCATCGCCCAGGAACAAGATTGGCTCGAATCCAACCAAGCAATCCACACGGAAGAAGCGGACTTTCAAGAGCAGCGCTCGCGGCTGCTCTATCTGGAAGAGAAGCTCACACTCACCCAAAACACCATACACGCAACAGAAAGTTCGATTGCCTTGGCAAACCAAGATATCGCTTTCAGTCAAAGCACGCTTTCTTCGAGACAAAAGCAGACTTTGCAAATACAGGCTGAGATGAAGCGGCTGAGCGAACGCTTGCAAGAACTCAGTGAAAATCAGAGCCATCTCGAGAGACAAAGC
This region of Myxococcaceae bacterium genomic DNA includes:
- the secE gene encoding preprotein translocase subunit SecE; this encodes MRSKSTWVLVFYVVATVLVGTVLTLATREVFGLFRVQDARLLGASFALSNLVGLSLALLIALYAAFLNLRARAFVEECIAELDKTAWPSWHETRAATLTVVIVSFIAALILGFFDSIFGWLSHHDFFLG